The Nocardioides houyundeii genome includes the window CCCCAGGTGGTGCTGCTGGACTCCCCGGTGGCCCCGCCCCTGGTCGAGCTCGGCCGAGCGGCCGGGTGGTCGCCGTTGCCGCTGACCGTGCGTGATGCCCGCAGGCGTGCCCGCGAGCTGAGCGCCCGGCTCGCGGAGACCGTCGGCGAGGGGGTCGCGCCCGTCCCCGTCGGCGCCGAGACTCCCGACGCCGCCGTGCTGACCGCCCGCGACCTCGTGGTGGCGCACGGCCGCGCCCCGGTGCTCCGGGGAGTGGACCTCACCCTGGCTCCGGGGCGGGTCACCGCTCTGATGGGACGCAACGGCTCCGGCAAGTCGACCCTGCTGTGGGCGCTCCAGGGGCGCCTGGGCCGCGTCTCGGGCCGGGTGCGCGTCAACGGCGCCGACCCGCACGCGCTGAGCAGGGCCGAGCGGCGTCGCCACACCGGGATGGTCCCGCAGACCGCCGCCGACCTGCTCTACCTGGAGACCGTCGGCGAGGAGTGCGCGGACGCGGACGCCGACGCCGGTGCCCCGGGCCGGTGCCGCGAGATCCTCGACCGGCTGGCCCCGGGCATCGACGACCGGACGCATCCCCGGGACCTCTCCGAGGGACAGCGCCTGGCCCTGGCGGTCGCGGTGGTGCTCGTCTCCCGACCGCCGGTGCTGCTGCTCGACGAGCCCACGCGCGGCCTGGACTACCCGGGCAAGCGCGCCCTCGCCGAGATGCTGCGCAGCCTGTGTGACGAGGGGCACGCGGTGCTGGTGGCCACTCATGACGTGGAGTTCGTGGCCCAGGTGGCCGACCAGGTCGTGGTGCTGGCCGATGGCGAGGTCGTCTCCGACGGGCCCACGCTCGAGGTGGTGGTCGAGTCGCCGTCGTTCGCCCCACAGGTGCACAAGGTGCTGGGGTCGCCGTGGCTGCAGGTCGGGCAGGTGACCGCAGCCCTGGCCACGGTGGGCAGCGCCGGATGACCGCGGTGCGGATCGGACCGCGCAGCGCCCTCGTGCTGGCACTGGTCTCGGTGCTGGGACTGATGATGCTGGGGTGGCCGTTCCTGCTGGACGTGCCGGACGGGGCCCGGGTGGATCCGCCCTTCCTCTTCCTGGCGCTGCTGCCGCTGCTGATGGTGATGGTGCTCGCGGAGATCACCGAGGGCGGGATGGACGCCCGGGTGCTGGCGGTCCTGGGGCTGCTCTCGGCCATCAACGGCGTCGCCCGGGGGCTCGGCGCCGGCGTGGCCGGGCTGGAGCTGATCTTCTTCCTGCTGATCCTCGGCGGCCGGGTCTTCGGTCCCGCCTTCGGGTTCATCCTGGGTGCCACGTCGCTCTTCGTCTCGGCGCTCTTCACGGCCGGGGTGGGACCGTGGCTGCCCTTCCAGATGCTGGTGGCGGGGTGGGTCGGGATGGGTGCCGGCCTGCTGCCGCGGCGGCTGTCGGGCCGCGCCGAGATCGTGGTCCTGGTGCTCTACGGGATCCTGTCGGCCTATCTCTACGGCCTGGTGATGAACGTGTGGGGGTGGCCCTTCATGCTCGGCATCGAGGTGCCGGGTCGCGAGGCCACCGAGCTCTCCTTCGTCGCCGGAGCACCGGTGGCGGACAACCTGCACCGGTTCGCGATCTACACGCTGGTCACCTCGACCGGGGGATGGGACACCGGTCGGGCGCTGACCAACGCGGTGGCGATCGCCGTGCTCGGACCGTCGGTGCTCGCCACGCTGCGGCGGGTCGCCCGGCGCGCGGTGGTGGTCCGGGTCAGCGAGCCAGGGTGACCTGGAGGATCCGGTCGTCCTGCGAGGACGGCGTACCCCGTCCGTCGCGGTTGGACGTGGTGACCCACAGCGTGCCGTCGGGCGCACTGGCCACGGTGCGCAGCCGCCCGTAGTCGCCCACGAAGTGGGGCTTGGCCCGCCCGACGCCGTCCCCGGTCACCGGCACCTGCCACAGCCGGGTGCCGCGCAGGGCGCCGAGCCACAGCGACCCCTCCGC containing:
- a CDS encoding ABC transporter ATP-binding protein, with amino-acid sequence MIELRSLRFSYSGREVLAGIDLDIEEGELVLLAGSTGVGKSTLLGVVSGLVPEYTGGTLSGDVLLDGVSIIERPARERAADIGYVGQNPAAWFVTDTVEEEVAYGMEQLGLPAATMRRRVEETLDLLGIADLRHRDLRTLSGGEQQRVAIGSVLTMHPRLLVLDEPTSALDPTAAEDVLATVTRLVHDLGLSVLVAEHRLERVVPFADRMVLLRPDGTVHVDVPQVVLLDSPVAPPLVELGRAAGWSPLPLTVRDARRRARELSARLAETVGEGVAPVPVGAETPDAAVLTARDLVVAHGRAPVLRGVDLTLAPGRVTALMGRNGSGKSTLLWALQGRLGRVSGRVRVNGADPHALSRAERRRHTGMVPQTAADLLYLETVGEECADADADAGAPGRCREILDRLAPGIDDRTHPRDLSEGQRLALAVAVVLVSRPPVLLLDEPTRGLDYPGKRALAEMLRSLCDEGHAVLVATHDVEFVAQVADQVVVLADGEVVSDGPTLEVVVESPSFAPQVHKVLGSPWLQVGQVTAALATVGSAG
- a CDS encoding ECF transporter S component: MTAVRIGPRSALVLALVSVLGLMMLGWPFLLDVPDGARVDPPFLFLALLPLLMVMVLAEITEGGMDARVLAVLGLLSAINGVARGLGAGVAGLELIFFLLILGGRVFGPAFGFILGATSLFVSALFTAGVGPWLPFQMLVAGWVGMGAGLLPRRLSGRAEIVVLVLYGILSAYLYGLVMNVWGWPFMLGIEVPGREATELSFVAGAPVADNLHRFAIYTLVTSTGGWDTGRALTNAVAIAVLGPSVLATLRRVARRAVVVRVSEPG